In Pseudanabaena yagii GIHE-NHR1, a genomic segment contains:
- a CDS encoding arylsulfatase: MRLPIAIATALMTLFLMLCPPTYAEPDTQTEPKPNILLILTDNTGWGDWGVYGGGSLRGAPSPHIDRLAAEGTRLLNANTEAQCTPSRSAMLTGRHAIRSGTQSIPLGTPLYGLIPWETTLAESLSDVGYATGAFGKWHLGRSTGRWPTDQGFDEWYGIPNSTDESVWLTPETISRYSIAGDVNIADSNKPWIFESYKGKQPQPQKIYDLNERRLIDGELTQRAIAFMTRNHEAGKPFFAYVPYTAMHYPTLPHPDFAGKSGHGDYADMLVQTDHYVGQLLEAIAKLGIEKNTIVIFTADNGVEDSTVGDGQYSGWSGPWAGTYFTAMEGGLRVPFIIRWPDKIPAGKVTNEIVHEVDIFPTLASIVGAKVPSDRAIDGINMADFFLGKNPKSGREGFVVFVADDLRAVKWHDWKLHYAWQETKTSPIARYSTVAKLVDLTRDPHEARQVSEPYNTWIQYPMVQLVSDYKSSVQKYPNVPVGAPNSYTPKRANR; this comes from the coding sequence ATGAGATTACCGATCGCGATCGCTACCGCGCTCATGACATTATTTCTGATGCTCTGTCCCCCCACCTATGCCGAACCAGATACTCAAACAGAACCAAAACCGAATATTCTGCTCATTCTCACTGACAACACAGGATGGGGAGACTGGGGCGTTTATGGTGGTGGTTCCCTGCGTGGCGCTCCTTCTCCTCATATCGATCGCCTAGCAGCCGAAGGCACAAGACTTCTCAATGCCAATACAGAAGCCCAATGCACCCCCAGTCGTTCCGCAATGCTCACAGGACGACACGCCATCCGTAGCGGCACACAGAGCATTCCCCTTGGCACACCGCTCTATGGGCTAATTCCGTGGGAAACAACCCTTGCCGAATCCCTTTCCGATGTCGGTTATGCAACGGGTGCTTTTGGGAAATGGCATCTGGGACGCTCCACAGGACGCTGGCCGACGGATCAAGGTTTTGATGAATGGTATGGCATTCCCAATAGTACCGATGAATCGGTATGGCTGACACCAGAAACCATCAGTCGCTATTCGATCGCTGGGGATGTGAATATCGCTGATTCCAATAAGCCTTGGATTTTTGAAAGTTATAAAGGAAAACAACCTCAACCTCAAAAAATCTATGACCTCAACGAACGGCGCTTGATTGATGGCGAACTCACCCAACGGGCGATCGCCTTTATGACGCGCAACCACGAAGCGGGTAAACCCTTTTTCGCCTATGTTCCTTACACAGCAATGCATTATCCCACCCTGCCCCATCCCGATTTTGCGGGTAAAAGCGGTCATGGCGACTATGCCGATATGTTGGTGCAGACTGATCATTATGTAGGTCAGCTTTTGGAGGCGATCGCCAAACTCGGAATTGAGAAGAATACGATTGTGATTTTCACCGCCGACAATGGAGTGGAAGATAGCACCGTGGGCGATGGACAATATAGTGGTTGGAGTGGTCCTTGGGCAGGTACTTATTTCACCGCAATGGAAGGTGGTTTACGAGTTCCATTTATCATCCGTTGGCCAGACAAGATTCCCGCAGGTAAGGTGACTAATGAGATTGTCCATGAAGTTGATATTTTCCCAACTCTAGCATCGATTGTGGGGGCAAAAGTTCCTAGTGATCGGGCTATAGATGGAATAAATATGGCGGACTTCTTTCTTGGTAAAAATCCTAAATCTGGGCGTGAAGGTTTTGTGGTCTTTGTTGCGGACGATTTGCGAGCTGTAAAGTGGCATGATTGGAAGCTCCATTATGCTTGGCAAGAAACTAAGACTAGCCCGATCGCTAGATATTCCACGGTGGCTAAACTGGTTGATCTGACTCGCGATCCCCATGAGGCTAGACAGGTATCTGAACCCTACAACACATGGATTCAATATCCAATGGTGCAATTGGTGTCTGATTACAAGTCCAGTGTGCAGAAGTATCCCAATGTGCCAGTGGGTGCGCCCAATTCCTATACGCCAAAACGTGCTAATCGATAA
- a CDS encoding 4Fe-4S binding protein — protein sequence MIELVSHKLCISCNVCVQVCPTNVFDAVPNQPPAIARQQDCQTCFMCEAYCPADALYVAPESHTDVAVNEDELIDRGIMGEYRRTLGWGYGRQNNSEQDMAHRLRLLPRPYQS from the coding sequence ATGATCGAACTTGTTAGCCATAAACTCTGCATCAGTTGCAATGTCTGCGTTCAAGTCTGTCCCACCAATGTCTTTGATGCAGTTCCCAATCAACCACCTGCGATCGCCCGTCAGCAAGACTGTCAAACCTGTTTTATGTGCGAGGCATATTGCCCTGCGGATGCGCTCTATGTTGCGCCAGAGTCCCATACTGATGTGGCGGTGAATGAGGATGAGTTAATTGATCGCGGCATCATGGGTGAATATCGGCGTACTTTAGGCTGGGGCTATGGTCGCCAGAATAATAGCGAACAGGACATGGCACATCGGTTACGTTTACTTCCCCGTCCTTATCAAAGTTAA
- a CDS encoding class I SAM-dependent methyltransferase family protein: MAKDWFAWHDLYNSQELLQQRLAIVQKYISDSLDAAPAGTIQIVSACSGDGRDLLGVLETHPRAKDVRARLVELDPKLVERGKEAIDRLGLTEQIEFINGDATLTANFAGHVPADVIIVAGIFGNLPNEEILQKLIRNLPYFAKTGAFAIWTRGERDGFRYSDRVRAIFQENSFSEVDFQLTATGNMAVGRHRFDGQTISEPLDEHFFEFTGTPEKAGLFVSTP, translated from the coding sequence ATGGCTAAAGACTGGTTTGCATGGCACGATCTATATAACTCTCAGGAGCTTTTACAACAACGATTAGCGATCGTTCAGAAATATATCTCTGATAGCCTTGATGCTGCCCCCGCAGGCACAATTCAAATTGTTAGCGCCTGTTCGGGTGATGGACGGGATTTATTGGGAGTTTTGGAAACCCATCCCCGTGCTAAAGATGTCAGAGCGCGGTTAGTGGAACTCGATCCCAAATTGGTCGAACGTGGCAAAGAGGCGATCGATAGATTAGGACTCACCGAGCAAATTGAATTCATCAACGGAGATGCCACGCTTACCGCCAATTTTGCAGGTCATGTTCCTGCCGATGTGATCATTGTTGCAGGTATTTTCGGCAATTTGCCCAATGAAGAAATTTTGCAAAAATTAATTCGCAATCTTCCTTACTTTGCGAAAACAGGCGCTTTTGCGATTTGGACTAGAGGAGAGCGCGATGGATTTCGTTATTCAGATCGGGTAAGAGCTATTTTTCAAGAAAATAGTTTTTCGGAAGTAGATTTCCAGTTAACCGCTACAGGCAATATGGCAGTTGGTCGTCATCGCTTTGATGGTCAAACTATTTCAGAACCTCTTGATGAACATTTCTTTGAGTTTACAGGAACTCCCGAAAAAGCTGGTTTGTTTGTTTCTACGCCCTAG
- a CDS encoding MFS transporter, whose amino-acid sequence MDMENPKRRSHLYKVNLHQVDQLPTELIDPPHNSITNKITNSIYKSFPAFKSRNFRLYIIGQVFSLSGTFMTQMAIPWLIYDLTKSPWLLGLSGFLGFLPSLILIPFSGVLSDRWDRKDLLKLVQILGISVSATLTLVTVLGLAEFWSLLILSILGGVLKGLDMPVRHAFVVEMVDDRQDLSNAIAINSTMLACSRLMGPAIGGLLLATVGVKFCFLYDTISYVAAIWALAVMTLPASKPMQISQRISTWGRLQEGFNYVADFLPVKAIILLLALQGIFGFSHVVLLPIYAAEILQGGEKILGWLSASPAFGAILSSIYLSQRRQVAGLERLIALCPFSTGLCAIAYAFSTVLWISLPLLVIMGGISTLHISCSNTVIQTIVDDSKRGRVMSFYSLSLIGMLPICNLFTGTLAHWLGAPHTLLVTGSICVLASAWFWRQLPLISKSILNAMRSINKAEKAVA is encoded by the coding sequence ATGGACATGGAAAACCCCAAACGGCGATCGCACTTATATAAGGTGAATTTACATCAGGTTGATCAATTACCTACGGAATTGATTGATCCTCCCCACAATTCCATTACTAATAAAATCACCAATAGCATTTACAAAAGCTTTCCTGCCTTTAAATCCCGTAATTTCCGCCTCTATATCATCGGTCAGGTGTTCTCTTTATCGGGAACCTTCATGACGCAGATGGCGATTCCTTGGTTGATTTATGACCTAACGAAATCCCCTTGGTTGCTAGGTTTATCAGGATTTTTAGGTTTTCTGCCATCGTTAATTCTGATTCCTTTTTCGGGAGTACTTAGCGATCGCTGGGATCGTAAAGATCTCTTAAAATTAGTGCAGATTCTCGGTATTAGCGTATCAGCAACCCTAACCCTTGTGACTGTTCTAGGTTTAGCCGAATTCTGGTCATTATTGATTCTCAGCATTCTCGGCGGTGTTCTCAAGGGGCTAGATATGCCTGTGCGCCATGCCTTTGTCGTGGAAATGGTGGATGATCGACAGGATTTAAGCAATGCGATCGCTATTAATTCCACAATGCTCGCCTGTTCGCGCTTAATGGGACCTGCGATCGGCGGACTACTGCTAGCAACTGTGGGCGTGAAGTTCTGTTTTCTCTATGACACCATCAGTTATGTCGCCGCCATTTGGGCGTTAGCGGTGATGACCCTTCCCGCTAGTAAACCGATGCAAATCTCACAGAGGATTAGCACTTGGGGACGCTTGCAGGAAGGATTTAATTATGTTGCTGACTTTCTGCCCGTGAAGGCGATTATCTTGCTATTGGCTTTGCAAGGCATCTTCGGATTTTCCCATGTGGTGCTATTACCGATCTACGCTGCCGAAATTCTCCAAGGTGGCGAAAAGATTTTGGGCTGGTTAAGTGCATCTCCTGCTTTCGGAGCAATTCTTTCCTCAATTTATCTCAGCCAACGTCGCCAAGTGGCAGGTTTAGAGCGATTGATAGCACTTTGCCCATTTTCTACTGGTCTATGTGCGATCGCCTATGCCTTCTCGACTGTTCTCTGGATTTCGCTACCTTTACTCGTAATCATGGGAGGTATTTCCACTTTGCATATTTCCTGTAGTAATACTGTGATTCAAACGATTGTCGATGATAGTAAACGCGGCAGAGTGATGAGTTTCTATTCCCTTTCGCTGATTGGAATGTTGCCAATCTGTAATCTATTTACGGGAACTCTCGCCCATTGGCTCGGTGCGCCCCATACTTTGCTAGTCACTGGCAGTATCTGTGTTCTTGCTTCGGCTTGGTTTTGGCGACAGTTACCGCTAATTTCTAAGTCGATTCTCAATGCAATGCGATCGATTAATAAAGCTGAGAAAGCTGTAGCTTAA
- a CDS encoding FAD-binding protein produces MCIEREEELQLTSDVLVIGGGPAAAWSAWSAAVHGAKVIIADKGFLGTSGAAAASGNGVMAPTPDNWEKAKWNRYHSTQTLGNIRWIERVIEKAWLSMPLVEEWGYNFPKENGESVRQSYYGPEYMRVLRKNLLKVGVQILDQSPALELLLAEDGSVAGARGVQRQHNRHYTIRAGAVVLANGGCAYLSKVLGCNTNTGDGLLMAVEAGGELSSMEASSHYAISTAFNATVTRGVPFGWASFTDEAGNDLGGYINGRRDPLFLPTALLKGPVYARLDLATDEVKAVIEKSHFIAYLPYKKANIDPYTERVPVTLLLEGTVRGTGGIRLVDETCATKVAGLYAAGDAASREFLAGLASGGGGPNAAWAISTGQWAGAGAAAFALSLGAHANERKAHPAGQAGLRSHSSSSEKFDSEAIVKGVQDEVFPLDKNFFRSEQGLLDSLSKLEKLWEQVQANPKQDTARDVEFSRRAASLTAVARWGYFSALHRKETRGGHIRTDYTETDPNQRYYQATGGLDRLWVRRDWITEAIATPPNSAPTATTKIPSGVAS; encoded by the coding sequence ATGTGTATTGAAAGAGAAGAAGAACTTCAGTTAACATCTGATGTATTGGTAATTGGTGGAGGTCCCGCCGCCGCATGGTCAGCATGGTCAGCCGCCGTACATGGCGCAAAGGTGATTATTGCCGATAAAGGATTCTTAGGAACCAGTGGAGCCGCCGCCGCTAGTGGCAATGGCGTGATGGCTCCTACACCTGACAATTGGGAAAAAGCTAAATGGAATCGCTATCACTCTACTCAAACTTTAGGTAACATTCGCTGGATTGAGCGCGTCATTGAGAAAGCTTGGTTGAGTATGCCCCTTGTCGAAGAATGGGGTTATAACTTTCCTAAAGAGAATGGCGAATCGGTGCGCCAGAGCTACTATGGTCCCGAATATATGCGCGTCCTTCGCAAGAATCTGCTAAAAGTAGGCGTACAGATTCTCGATCAAAGCCCTGCCTTAGAACTACTCTTAGCAGAAGATGGTTCTGTTGCAGGGGCGAGAGGTGTGCAACGTCAGCACAATCGTCATTACACCATTCGGGCAGGAGCCGTCGTTCTCGCCAATGGTGGCTGTGCTTATTTGAGCAAAGTACTTGGCTGTAATACCAATACAGGCGATGGCTTATTAATGGCAGTGGAAGCTGGCGGCGAACTCTCTAGCATGGAAGCTTCTAGTCATTACGCAATTTCTACCGCCTTCAATGCCACTGTAACTAGAGGCGTTCCCTTTGGTTGGGCAAGTTTTACCGATGAGGCGGGTAATGACTTAGGCGGTTATATCAATGGTCGTCGCGATCCTCTCTTTCTGCCTACGGCGCTCTTGAAAGGACCTGTTTACGCAAGACTCGATCTCGCTACCGATGAAGTAAAAGCAGTCATTGAGAAATCCCATTTCATCGCCTATTTACCCTACAAAAAAGCAAACATCGATCCCTATACGGAACGAGTGCCTGTAACATTACTATTGGAAGGAACAGTTCGCGGTACGGGTGGAATCCGACTCGTAGATGAAACCTGTGCCACCAAAGTCGCAGGACTTTATGCCGCAGGCGATGCTGCTTCCCGTGAATTCCTAGCAGGATTAGCCTCTGGTGGTGGTGGACCTAACGCAGCTTGGGCAATTTCCACAGGGCAATGGGCAGGAGCAGGAGCCGCCGCCTTTGCTCTGAGTTTGGGTGCTCATGCCAATGAACGAAAAGCTCATCCTGCGGGACAAGCGGGACTGCGATCGCACTCATCCTCTTCCGAAAAATTTGATAGTGAGGCGATCGTCAAAGGTGTCCAAGATGAAGTATTTCCCCTTGATAAAAACTTCTTCCGTTCCGAACAAGGACTTTTAGATTCTCTTTCCAAATTAGAGAAACTATGGGAACAGGTGCAAGCCAATCCTAAGCAAGATACAGCGAGAGATGTGGAATTTTCGCGTCGGGCTGCTTCCCTCACCGCAGTGGCACGATGGGGCTATTTCAGCGCTTTACATCGCAAGGAAACTCGTGGCGGACATATTCGCACCGACTATACGGAAACCGATCCCAATCAGCGCTATTACCAAGCCACAGGCGGTTTAGATCGCCTCTGGGTCAGACGTGACTGGATTACGGAAGCGATCGCCACACCACCCAATTCAGCACCCACAGCTACTACCAAAATCCCTTCAGGAGTCGCATCATGA